In one Gopherus evgoodei ecotype Sinaloan lineage chromosome 1, rGopEvg1_v1.p, whole genome shotgun sequence genomic region, the following are encoded:
- the HMGB1 gene encoding high mobility group protein B1, producing MGKGDPKKPRGKMSSYAFFVQTCREEHKKKHPDASVNFSEFSKKCSERWKTMSVKEKGKFEDLAKADKVRYEREMKSYIPPKGETKKKFKDPNAPKRPPSAFFLFCAEFRPKIKGEHPGLSIGDVAKKLGEMWNNTAADDKQPYEKKAAKLKEKYEKDIAAYRAKGKPDVGKKVVAKAEKSKKKKEEEEDEDDEEDDEEDEDDEEDDEEDEDDDE from the exons ATGGGCAAAGGTGATCCTAAGAAGCCAAGAGGTAAAATGTCTTCATATGCCTTCTTTGTGCAGACTTGCCGGGAGGAGCACAAGAAGAAGCACCCAGATGCTTCAGTGAACTTTTCAGAGTTCTCAAAAAAATGTTCAGAACGGTGGAAG ACTATGTCTGTTAAGGAAAAAGGAAAGTTTGAAGATCTGGCAAAGGCTGACAAGGTTCGTTATGAAAGAGAAATGAAAAGTTATATACCACCCAAAGGGGAAACAAAAAAGAAGTTCAAGGATCCTAATGCACCGAAGAGACCTCC ttcagCTTTTTTCTTATTCTGCGCTGAGTTTCGTCCGAAAATCAAAGGAGAACATCCTGGTCTGTCCATTGGAGATGTTGCAAAGAAACTGGGAGAGATGTGGAATAACACCGCTGCTGATGATAAACAGCCCTATGAAAAGAAGGCCGCTAAACTGAAGGAGAAGTATGAAAAG GATATTGCTGCATACCGGGCTAAAGGAAAGCCTGATGTAGGAAAAAAGGTAGTTGCCAAGGctgagaagagcaagaaaaagaaggaggaggaggaggatgaagatgatgaggaagatgacgaggaggatgaagatgatgaggaagatgacgaggaggatgaagatgatgatgaataA